In Nitrososphaerota archaeon, a single genomic region encodes these proteins:
- a CDS encoding FAD-binding oxidoreductase, protein MDPSTLTTLKGEVRGEVILPEDAAYEQARRVYNAMIDKRPAVVVRCVDAGDVMAALKAARKEGLSVSIRGGGHSVPGFGTADDALVVDLSRMKGIRVDPASRTVRAEGGCTWGDLNHATYGFGSAVPGGIISTTGIAGLTLGGGFGYLSRGAGLSLDNLISADVVLADGSFVKASEKENPELFWAMRGGGGNFGLVTSFKYRISDVKDIVGGPMFFEVKDAPAVMRAYDKYINEAPRQLGAFFAWQIAPPLPFIPQNRHGDTFCAMVVCWTGPPDQASKAIAPLREAAPVVAEFVQPMPLPTLNSLFDALLPPGLQHYWKAVFARDLSDGAIEAHMKFGPKVPVVNSTTHIYSINGAVHDVGPDATAFGHRDAKYAVVIAGMWPDPAQNEKNVQWVRDYYKALAPYSEEGGYINFAAGDDMNRVAANFGRNYGRLQAAKRKYDPENVFHINQNIAPA, encoded by the coding sequence ATGGACCCATCAACGCTAACGACACTAAAGGGTGAGGTCAGGGGCGAGGTAATCCTCCCGGAGGACGCGGCCTACGAGCAGGCCCGGAGGGTTTACAACGCGATGATCGACAAGAGGCCTGCGGTCGTCGTCAGGTGCGTAGACGCGGGGGACGTAATGGCTGCGTTGAAGGCCGCCCGCAAGGAGGGCCTTTCGGTATCGATCCGCGGAGGAGGTCACAGTGTTCCCGGGTTCGGGACTGCCGACGATGCCCTTGTCGTTGATCTTTCGCGAATGAAAGGAATCAGGGTTGACCCTGCGAGTAGGACAGTTAGGGCAGAAGGCGGCTGCACCTGGGGGGACCTTAACCACGCGACATACGGCTTCGGGTCGGCCGTTCCCGGAGGAATCATTTCCACCACTGGGATAGCCGGGCTCACGCTGGGTGGGGGATTTGGCTATCTTTCCAGGGGCGCCGGCCTGTCACTGGATAACCTGATTTCGGCCGATGTGGTGCTCGCAGATGGGTCGTTCGTCAAAGCGAGTGAAAAGGAGAATCCTGAGCTTTTCTGGGCGATGCGCGGGGGCGGGGGGAACTTTGGCTTGGTTACTAGCTTCAAGTATCGAATCAGCGACGTCAAGGATATCGTAGGAGGGCCGATGTTCTTCGAGGTCAAGGATGCCCCAGCCGTAATGCGCGCCTACGACAAGTACATCAACGAAGCGCCAAGACAGCTTGGGGCTTTCTTCGCATGGCAGATTGCGCCACCGCTGCCTTTCATTCCCCAGAACCGACATGGCGACACGTTCTGCGCCATGGTCGTGTGCTGGACCGGCCCGCCTGACCAGGCGAGCAAGGCAATCGCACCCCTGCGAGAAGCTGCTCCGGTCGTCGCCGAATTCGTCCAGCCGATGCCCCTTCCCACGCTGAATAGCCTGTTCGACGCCCTTCTTCCTCCGGGACTCCAGCACTATTGGAAGGCGGTCTTTGCGCGCGACCTAAGTGATGGCGCAATCGAGGCGCACATGAAGTTCGGCCCCAAGGTTCCGGTCGTGAATTCGACTACCCACATCTATTCGATCAACGGAGCTGTGCACGACGTTGGGCCTGACGCCACAGCCTTCGGCCATAGAGACGCGAAATACGCCGTCGTCATCGCCGGGATGTGGCCTGACCCTGCCCAGAACGAGAAAAATGTCCAGTGGGTCCGCGATTACTACAAGGCCCTCGCACCCTATTCTGAGGAGGGAGGGTACATCAACTTCGCTGCCGGTGACGACATGAATCGGGTCGCCGCTAATTTCGGGAGGAACTACGGACGCCTCCAAGCTGCCAAGAGGAAATATGACCCGGAGAACGTCTTCCACATCAACCAGAACATCGCGCCTGCGTAG